In the genome of Terribacillus sp. FSL K6-0262, one region contains:
- the lpdA gene encoding dihydrolipoyl dehydrogenase, whose protein sequence is MVREYDIVILGGGTGGYVAAIRASQLGLKTAIVEKAELGGTCLHRGCIPSKALLRSAEVYRQTKEAAAFGIHTSDVSLDFAGVQQRKQAIIDQLHRGVQHLMKKGKIDVFQGYGRILGPSIFSPTAGTISVEFADGSENEILLPKNVVIATGSSPRSLPGIDFDESRILSSEGALAMEELPESMTIIGGGVIGIEWASMLHDLGTKVTVLEYQERILPTEDEQISKEMVKQLKKRGISIHTNVQVEGAAADASQVTVKARMNGEEQEFISDKILVSVGRSANVGDIGLKNTDIQLTEQGFIQTNDFYQTNESHIYAIGDCIGGMQLAHVASREGIIAVEHIAGEKTEALDYSMVPACVYSYPETASVGLTEAQAKAEGYTVKTGKMSFQAIGKALVYGETEGFVKIIADGKTNDLLGVHMIGPHVTDMISEAALAKLLDATPWEIGQSIHPHPTLSEIIGEAALAVDGNQIHG, encoded by the coding sequence ATGGTAAGAGAATATGACATTGTCATCTTAGGGGGCGGTACGGGTGGATACGTTGCCGCCATCCGTGCTTCCCAGCTGGGCTTGAAGACGGCGATCGTGGAAAAAGCAGAGCTCGGCGGGACATGCTTGCATCGTGGATGCATACCATCCAAGGCATTGCTGCGGTCAGCTGAAGTTTACCGGCAAACGAAGGAAGCAGCAGCTTTTGGCATACATACATCCGATGTAAGCCTGGATTTTGCAGGCGTACAGCAACGGAAACAAGCAATCATCGATCAGCTGCATAGAGGGGTGCAGCATTTGATGAAAAAAGGGAAAATCGATGTTTTCCAAGGATACGGCAGAATCCTCGGTCCATCCATTTTCTCTCCAACGGCAGGCACCATTTCCGTTGAATTTGCCGATGGAAGTGAAAATGAAATATTGCTTCCCAAGAATGTGGTCATAGCAACAGGTTCCTCGCCGCGATCGTTACCGGGCATCGATTTTGACGAGTCCAGGATCCTCAGCTCTGAAGGGGCATTGGCAATGGAAGAGCTTCCCGAAAGCATGACGATCATTGGCGGGGGTGTCATCGGTATCGAGTGGGCATCCATGCTTCATGATCTCGGCACCAAGGTGACCGTGCTGGAATACCAGGAGCGCATCCTGCCGACGGAGGACGAACAAATCAGCAAAGAAATGGTCAAGCAGCTCAAAAAGCGCGGCATTTCCATCCATACGAATGTGCAAGTGGAGGGTGCGGCAGCTGATGCCAGCCAAGTGACGGTCAAAGCGCGCATGAATGGGGAGGAGCAGGAATTCATCTCTGACAAAATCCTTGTCTCTGTGGGCCGTTCGGCGAATGTCGGGGATATCGGATTGAAAAATACAGATATCCAACTGACAGAGCAAGGCTTTATCCAGACGAATGATTTTTATCAGACGAATGAATCTCACATTTATGCGATCGGCGATTGTATCGGTGGTATGCAGCTGGCCCATGTTGCTTCCAGGGAAGGCATCATTGCGGTGGAGCATATTGCGGGTGAAAAGACGGAGGCTTTGGATTACAGCATGGTTCCTGCTTGTGTCTATAGCTATCCCGAAACAGCAAGTGTCGGGTTGACAGAGGCACAAGCGAAGGCGGAGGGCTATACAGTCAAGACTGGGAAAATGAGCTTCCAGGCGATCGGGAAAGCCTTGGTATACGGTGAGACAGAAGGATTCGTGAAGATCATCGCCGATGGGAAGACAAACGATTTGCTTGGGGTTCATATGATCGGTCCGCATGTGACGGATATGATCTCCGAAGCCGCGCTTGCCAAGCTGCTGGATGCAACGCCATGGGAAATCGGCCAGAGTATCCACCCGCATCCGACATTATCGGAAATCATCGGGGAAGCGGCACTTGCCGTCGATGGAAATCAAATTCATGGCTGA
- a CDS encoding DNA polymerase IV, with the protein MSKGRAIFHVDMNSFYASVEMAFDPSLRGKPLAICGNPAERKGIVVTSSYEARKKGVRTTMTLWEARRLCPELLVLRPNFDRYRKASSEMFKILHEVTPIIQPVSIDEGYMDVTDCAHLGSSLEIAQMIQQRILKELDLPCSIGVAPNKFLAKMASDMKKPLGITVLRKRDIPELLWPLPIEEMYGVGEKTAQKMRSLGIKTIGDLAHKDIYQLKRVFGVNGERLANRANGIDDRPVDPEAVNSFKSIGSSQTLPQDTTDDKELDKLLRDLSKSVEKRMHRKEAIAKGIQLMIRYHDRKTITRSMKLQHFLESADDIFDHAQSLLQKHWNGEPIRLLGISVFDVAEKKEVGKQLDLFTYEKEASKEGLYEAIDQLTTKFGKNPFRRLHAGASDHVRTSFQKDFLDDYKK; encoded by the coding sequence ATGTCAAAAGGAAGGGCGATTTTCCATGTGGATATGAATAGCTTCTATGCTTCCGTCGAGATGGCCTTCGATCCATCACTGCGCGGGAAACCATTGGCCATCTGCGGGAATCCTGCCGAGCGTAAAGGCATCGTCGTGACTAGCAGTTATGAAGCGAGGAAGAAGGGTGTCCGGACAACGATGACTTTGTGGGAAGCTCGGCGCTTATGTCCCGAATTGCTTGTGCTGCGCCCGAACTTCGATCGATATCGGAAAGCTTCCAGTGAGATGTTCAAGATCCTGCATGAAGTGACACCGATCATTCAGCCAGTATCGATAGATGAAGGATATATGGATGTGACAGATTGTGCCCACTTAGGTTCTTCCTTGGAAATAGCGCAGATGATCCAGCAGCGCATCCTGAAGGAATTGGATTTGCCTTGCAGCATCGGCGTCGCCCCGAACAAGTTCCTCGCCAAGATGGCTTCGGATATGAAAAAACCGCTGGGCATAACGGTGTTACGGAAGCGGGATATCCCGGAATTACTCTGGCCGCTGCCGATTGAAGAGATGTACGGAGTCGGCGAGAAAACGGCACAAAAGATGCGGTCGCTTGGCATCAAGACAATCGGGGACCTGGCCCATAAGGACATATACCAGCTGAAACGCGTTTTTGGTGTGAACGGTGAAAGGCTTGCCAATCGAGCTAATGGAATCGATGACAGGCCTGTCGATCCGGAAGCGGTGAACAGCTTTAAAAGCATTGGGAGTTCACAGACACTGCCTCAGGATACCACCGATGATAAGGAATTGGATAAACTGCTCCGGGATTTATCCAAAAGTGTGGAGAAGCGCATGCACCGGAAGGAAGCCATTGCAAAGGGTATTCAGTTGATGATTCGCTACCACGATCGCAAAACGATCACACGCAGCATGAAGCTGCAGCATTTTCTCGAGTCGGCAGATGATATATTCGACCATGCGCAGTCTTTGCTGCAAAAGCACTGGAACGGAGAGCCGATTCGCCTTTTGGGCATCAGTGTTTTTGATGTGGCCGAGAAGAAGGAAGTCGGTAAACAGCTTGACTTGTTCACATATGAAAAAGAGGCATCGAAAGAAGGCTTATACGAAGCGATCGATCAGCTTACAACCAAATTCGGTAAAAATCCTTTCCGCAGATTGCATGCAGGAGCATCTGACCATGTAAGGACGAGCTTTCAGAAGGATTTTCTTGACGACTATAAAAAATAG
- a CDS encoding M20/M25/M40 family metallo-hydrolase produces the protein MIKINEDRLVEQFVELVQVDSETGDEKEIAEVLKKKFTELGVEVREDDSMKETGHGANNLVCTWKGDVDSAETIYFTSHMDTVVPGKGIKPQIKDGYITSDGTTILGADDKAGLAAILETIKVYNEQELPHGTVQFVITAGEESGLVGSRALDSSLLTAAFGYAIDSDGPVGDIVVSAPTRSTVLAKVYGKTAHAGVAPEKGVSAITVAAKAISKMPLGRIDEETTANIGSFAGGKQTNIVCDYVEILAEARSLEASKMEAQVQKMKQAFEQTAESMGARAEVEIKVEYPGYKQKAGDRVVEVARAAAKTIGRDSKLTSSGGGSDANVIAGFGIPTVNLSVGYEEIHTTNERIPVGELVKTAELVAAIIREVAKG, from the coding sequence ATGATCAAAATCAATGAAGATCGTTTAGTGGAACAGTTCGTGGAATTGGTTCAAGTAGACTCGGAAACAGGTGATGAAAAGGAAATAGCCGAAGTGCTGAAGAAGAAATTCACCGAACTGGGTGTCGAAGTCCGGGAAGATGATTCGATGAAAGAAACAGGTCATGGCGCAAATAATCTTGTTTGTACGTGGAAGGGGGATGTCGATTCCGCTGAAACGATCTATTTCACATCCCATATGGATACAGTCGTACCTGGTAAAGGAATTAAACCTCAAATAAAAGACGGGTACATTACAAGTGATGGTACGACGATCCTTGGTGCGGACGATAAAGCGGGACTGGCGGCGATCCTTGAGACGATCAAAGTTTATAACGAACAGGAATTGCCGCATGGCACAGTCCAGTTCGTCATCACGGCAGGTGAGGAATCCGGACTCGTCGGCAGCCGGGCACTCGATTCATCCTTACTGACTGCCGCATTCGGATATGCGATAGACAGTGACGGCCCTGTAGGTGATATAGTTGTATCTGCTCCGACACGTTCAACTGTACTTGCAAAAGTATACGGCAAGACAGCACATGCAGGCGTGGCGCCGGAAAAAGGGGTGTCGGCAATCACTGTGGCAGCCAAGGCAATTTCAAAAATGCCGTTAGGCAGGATCGATGAAGAGACTACTGCAAATATCGGCAGTTTTGCCGGAGGAAAACAGACGAATATTGTCTGTGATTATGTCGAAATCCTGGCAGAAGCGAGATCGCTTGAAGCAAGTAAGATGGAAGCGCAGGTGCAGAAGATGAAGCAGGCATTCGAACAGACTGCTGAAAGTATGGGTGCGCGTGCCGAAGTGGAAATCAAAGTGGAATATCCAGGCTACAAACAAAAAGCGGGCGACCGTGTTGTCGAGGTGGCCCGTGCCGCAGCGAAAACGATCGGGCGCGACAGTAAGCTGACAAGCAGCGGTGGCGGCAGTGATGCCAATGTGATTGCCGGCTTTGGAATCCCGACTGTCAACCTGTCTGTCGGTTATGAAGAGATCCATACGACCAATGAACGGATCCCGGTCGGTGAATTGGTCAAAACAGCGGAACTGGTCGCAGCCATCATCCGTGAGGTTGCGAAAGGATGA
- the rnz gene encoding ribonuclease Z → MELHFLGTGAGLPSKDRNVTSICLSMPQERQAVWMFDCGEATQHQLLYSPLKPGKIEKIFITHLHGDHIYGLPGLLSTRSFQQSDLQLEIYGPHGIKEFIEISLRVSGSHVADSLIIHEIGPGCIYEDEGWTVEAVQLSHGIPCFGYIVEEKAVLGELKVEKLRQMGIPPGPIYRQIKNQEVTELPDGQKIRRSDVVGPDKPGRKIVILGDTTYLPELQSAVENADILVHEATFSADEPEMAKAYGHSTAVQAASLARDAKVKKLILTHISARYHQDEANILTEQARRVFPETELAADMCVFQIHKNSSDS, encoded by the coding sequence ATGGAATTACATTTTCTTGGGACAGGTGCCGGGCTCCCATCCAAAGACCGGAACGTGACGAGCATCTGCCTGTCGATGCCGCAGGAACGGCAAGCTGTCTGGATGTTCGACTGCGGCGAGGCAACGCAGCATCAGCTGCTCTATTCCCCGCTCAAGCCCGGCAAGATTGAAAAAATCTTCATCACGCATCTGCATGGGGATCATATATATGGGCTGCCGGGTCTGTTGTCCACCCGCTCTTTTCAGCAATCCGATTTGCAGCTGGAAATTTACGGTCCGCATGGAATCAAGGAATTCATCGAGATCTCGCTGCGTGTCAGCGGGAGCCACGTGGCTGATTCCCTTATCATCCACGAAATCGGACCTGGATGCATCTATGAGGATGAGGGCTGGACTGTCGAAGCGGTGCAGCTATCCCATGGCATCCCCTGCTTCGGTTATATCGTGGAAGAAAAAGCTGTTCTTGGTGAACTGAAGGTGGAAAAGCTCAGACAGATGGGCATTCCTCCCGGTCCGATATACCGCCAGATCAAGAATCAGGAAGTGACGGAACTGCCGGATGGACAAAAGATCAGAAGATCGGATGTAGTCGGACCTGACAAGCCCGGCAGGAAAATAGTCATTCTAGGTGACACGACCTATCTGCCAGAGCTTCAGAGCGCTGTAGAGAATGCAGATATTCTCGTGCATGAAGCGACTTTTTCCGCCGATGAACCGGAAATGGCGAAAGCATACGGGCATTCAACGGCGGTACAGGCAGCAAGCTTAGCCAGGGATGCCAAGGTGAAAAAATTGATTTTGACGCATATTTCCGCCCGTTATCATCAGGATGAAGCAAACATACTCACAGAACAAGCCCGCAGGGTATTCCCAGAAACCGAGCTGGCAGCAGATATGTGCGTCTTCCAGATACACAAAAATAGCAGCGATTCCTGA
- a CDS encoding alpha-ketoacid dehydrogenase subunit beta encodes MPVMSYIQAITQAMREEMEADEKVFVLGEDVGKRGGVFRATDGLYDTFGAERTLDTPLAESAIAGVAVGAAMYGLKPIAEMQFADFIMPAVNQIISEAAKIRYRSNNDWTCPVTIRAPYGGGVHGALYHSQSVEAVFANQPGLKIVMPSTPYDAKGLLKAAIQDPDPVLFFEHKRAYRLIKGEVPSESYTLPIGKADVKREGSDITVITYGLCVHFALQAAEKLAAEGIEAHILDLRTVYPLDKEAIIEAASKTGKVLLITEDNKEGSIIGEVAAIIGENCLFDLDAPIQRLAAPDVPAMPYAPSTEKYFMVNPAKVEAAMRELAEF; translated from the coding sequence ATGCCAGTAATGTCCTATATCCAGGCAATCACGCAGGCGATGCGTGAAGAAATGGAAGCAGATGAAAAAGTATTCGTATTAGGGGAAGACGTCGGGAAAAGAGGCGGTGTATTCCGGGCTACCGATGGACTGTATGATACATTCGGAGCGGAACGTACGCTTGACACACCGCTGGCGGAATCTGCGATTGCGGGAGTGGCAGTGGGTGCTGCCATGTACGGCTTGAAGCCGATTGCTGAAATGCAATTCGCTGATTTCATCATGCCGGCAGTGAACCAAATCATTTCAGAAGCGGCGAAGATCCGTTATCGTTCCAATAACGACTGGACTTGCCCGGTTACCATCCGTGCGCCTTATGGCGGCGGTGTGCATGGCGCCTTGTATCATTCTCAATCTGTGGAAGCGGTGTTCGCGAACCAGCCAGGCCTTAAAATCGTCATGCCGTCCACACCTTATGATGCAAAAGGCCTTTTGAAAGCAGCCATACAGGATCCGGATCCTGTATTGTTCTTCGAGCATAAAAGAGCTTATCGCCTCATCAAAGGTGAAGTGCCTTCTGAATCCTATACGCTGCCGATCGGTAAAGCGGATGTGAAGCGCGAGGGTTCTGATATCACCGTGATCACCTACGGATTATGTGTGCATTTTGCCCTGCAGGCAGCAGAGAAGCTTGCCGCTGAAGGAATCGAAGCGCATATCCTCGATTTGCGTACCGTTTATCCGCTTGATAAGGAAGCAATCATCGAGGCAGCCTCGAAGACAGGCAAAGTCCTGCTTATCACAGAAGACAATAAAGAAGGCTCCATCATCGGAGAAGTAGCAGCGATAATCGGTGAAAACTGCCTCTTCGATCTGGATGCGCCTATCCAGCGATTGGCTGCACCGGATGTGCCAGCGATGCCTTATGCGCCTAGTACAGAAAAATACTTCATGGTCAATCCAGCCAAAGTGGAAGCTGCCATGCGCGAATTAGCGGAATTCTAA
- a CDS encoding thiamine pyrophosphate-dependent dehydrogenase E1 component subunit alpha produces the protein MSETRHASLGLSDEKVLEMYRWMLLARRVDERMWLLNRAGKIPFVVSCQGQEAAQVGAAMALDKDVDYLLPYYRDLGLVMPFGMTAKDLMLSAFAKAEDPNSGGRQMPGHFGKKSSRIVTGSSPVTTQVPHAVGFALAAKMEKKQLVSFVTLGEGSSNQGDFHEGLNFAGVHKLPVITMVQNNKYAISVPQEKQLGCVNVSDRAQGYGMPGFTIDGNDPLAVYQTVKEARQRALNGDGPTLIEAVGYRLTPHSSDDDDMTYREKQEVEEARKKDGVLTFGAYLRETGVLTEELENKMEEEIKQIVNEATDYAEHAKDPEPESALLHVYAD, from the coding sequence ATGTCAGAAACAAGACATGCTTCTCTTGGATTATCGGACGAAAAAGTATTGGAAATGTATAGATGGATGCTCCTGGCACGGAGAGTGGATGAACGGATGTGGCTCTTGAACAGAGCCGGCAAGATTCCGTTCGTCGTCTCCTGCCAAGGACAGGAGGCAGCACAAGTTGGTGCTGCGATGGCATTGGATAAGGATGTCGATTATCTTTTGCCTTACTACCGTGATTTAGGGCTGGTCATGCCATTCGGGATGACCGCGAAGGATCTTATGCTTTCGGCCTTTGCTAAAGCAGAGGATCCGAACTCAGGCGGGCGGCAGATGCCGGGCCATTTTGGGAAAAAATCCTCCCGCATCGTCACGGGATCCTCACCGGTTACAACACAGGTGCCGCATGCTGTCGGTTTTGCCCTGGCTGCAAAAATGGAAAAGAAACAGCTTGTCAGCTTCGTGACTTTAGGGGAAGGATCCTCCAACCAAGGTGATTTCCATGAAGGATTGAACTTCGCCGGCGTCCATAAACTGCCGGTGATCACAATGGTACAAAACAATAAATACGCCATCAGTGTGCCGCAGGAAAAACAGCTGGGCTGCGTCAATGTATCCGATCGGGCACAAGGATACGGTATGCCAGGCTTCACCATTGACGGTAATGATCCGCTGGCAGTGTATCAGACGGTCAAAGAAGCAAGGCAACGTGCATTGAACGGCGATGGCCCAACGCTCATCGAGGCAGTCGGATATCGCCTAACGCCTCATTCCAGTGATGACGACGATATGACTTATCGTGAAAAACAAGAAGTCGAGGAAGCACGCAAGAAGGATGGCGTGCTGACATTCGGGGCATATTTGCGTGAAACGGGTGTCTTGACGGAGGAATTGGAAAACAAAATGGAAGAAGAAATCAAACAAATCGTAAATGAAGCAACAGACTATGCTGAGCATGCCAAAGATCCGGAACCGGAATCCGCACTGCTTCATGTGTATGCCGATTAA
- a CDS encoding L,D-transpeptidase: MRSLLIAFTCLSILSPLWPFGENPMPGRPLIIVNKTTNQLAFVDEGRVVKVYPVATGKKPESTPEGIFLTLFKTEYPGYSRKGIAGGDKDNPLGSRWIGFNANDTQGRTYGIHGTNRPESIGTRVSAGCIRMRNSDVEDLYERVPVGTKVRIMTGWKSFEEIGKEDGAILSPKRQNSSG; this comes from the coding sequence ATGCGTTCGCTTCTCATTGCATTTACTTGCCTATCCATTTTATCCCCATTATGGCCATTCGGTGAGAATCCAATGCCAGGACGGCCGCTCATCATCGTCAATAAAACGACGAATCAGCTCGCATTCGTGGATGAAGGGAGGGTGGTCAAGGTTTATCCGGTAGCGACAGGCAAGAAGCCTGAATCGACACCTGAAGGGATATTCCTTACACTGTTCAAAACAGAATACCCGGGTTATTCACGGAAAGGCATCGCCGGGGGAGATAAAGATAACCCGCTCGGCAGCAGATGGATCGGGTTCAATGCCAACGATACCCAAGGGCGCACATATGGTATCCATGGTACAAACAGGCCGGAGTCGATCGGCACCCGGGTTTCTGCAGGATGCATCCGCATGCGCAACAGCGATGTGGAGGATTTATATGAACGCGTACCGGTAGGGACAAAGGTGCGAATCATGACAGGCTGGAAGTCATTTGAGGAAATTGGGAAAGAAGATGGAGCTATTCTGTCTCCTAAAAGACAAAATAGCTCAGGCTGA
- a CDS encoding aromatic acid exporter family protein, translating into MVKIGYRTIKTAAGTPLAIWIAELLQLDNSVSAGILTILCTQVTRKKSFLAAWHRVAACLLAIILSFLLFETIGFHPISIGILLLIFIPITVMLGVSPGIVSSAVIILHLYNSHDITLDLIVNEIILISVGIGVALIVNLYMPSLEATIRRKQIVLERNFTKILKEIALYLREGDQSWSGEEITQTEMILKEAKQLVGRDVENHVLRSEHPYYDYFEMRTEQFAILKRILPLVSRLPETSYSQCEQLAHFFSGLADSVHPGNTAVLFLEELNALRQSFDEDPLPKTREEFETRAHLFQLLYEMENYLELKQSFKESDVHHRNRKKEQQ; encoded by the coding sequence ATTGTGAAAATAGGTTATCGGACGATCAAGACAGCGGCAGGCACCCCGCTGGCGATATGGATAGCGGAGCTTTTGCAGCTGGATAATAGTGTGTCGGCAGGTATCCTGACGATTCTCTGCACCCAGGTGACGAGAAAGAAATCCTTTCTGGCCGCATGGCATCGAGTGGCTGCCTGCCTGCTGGCAATCATTTTGTCCTTCCTGCTATTTGAGACAATCGGGTTTCACCCGATCAGTATCGGAATATTGCTGCTGATCTTCATTCCCATCACGGTGATGCTCGGGGTATCGCCAGGAATTGTATCGAGTGCTGTCATCATTTTGCATTTATATAACTCGCATGACATTACGCTGGATTTGATCGTTAATGAAATCATCCTTATTTCAGTCGGAATAGGGGTCGCACTCATCGTGAACTTATATATGCCCAGCCTGGAAGCGACAATCCGGCGAAAGCAGATCGTACTGGAACGGAACTTCACCAAGATACTGAAAGAAATTGCGCTGTATCTCCGGGAAGGGGATCAATCATGGTCCGGGGAAGAAATCACACAGACCGAAATGATCCTGAAGGAAGCGAAGCAGCTTGTGGGCAGGGATGTGGAGAATCATGTGCTGAGATCGGAGCATCCGTATTATGATTACTTCGAGATGCGCACGGAGCAATTCGCCATCTTGAAACGGATCCTGCCGCTTGTCAGCAGGCTTCCAGAGACATCCTATTCACAGTGCGAGCAGCTTGCCCATTTCTTTTCAGGTCTTGCCGATTCGGTCCATCCAGGGAATACGGCTGTTTTATTCCTGGAAGAGCTGAATGCTTTGCGGCAGTCCTTCGATGAAGATCCCCTTCCGAAGACGAGGGAGGAATTCGAGACCCGCGCTCATTTGTTTCAGCTATTGTATGAAATGGAGAATTATCTGGAATTGAAGCAATCGTTCAAAGAAAGCGATGTGCATCATAGAAATAGGAAGAAGGAGCAACAATAA
- a CDS encoding dihydrolipoamide acetyltransferase family protein, with amino-acid sequence MMMEKITMPKLGESVTEGTISTWLVKPGDQVSKYDAIAEVMTDKVNAEIPSSFTGVIKELVAAEGDTVEVGELICTIETEASPEKQEAADASPAPMETESDNSSPAAETTMKSRYSPAVMRLAQEHDLDLSTITGTGKGGRITRKDVEAIIASGERPQKQAESVQTAAAVQSAEPQKANAAAERTQTEASGNAIPVTGVRKAIANNMVKAATEIPHAWMMVEVDVTDLVAYRNKVKDSFKEKEGYPLTFFAFFVKAVAQALKEFPQLNSSWAGDKIIQHDEVNISIAVAKEQELFVPVIQSADDLSVKGIAKQITNLAKKARTGKLTAADMQGGTFTVNNTGSFGSVQSMGIINYPQAAILQVESIVKRPVIINDMFAARDMVNLCLSLDHRVLDGLICGQFMARVKEILENVSESTMPIY; translated from the coding sequence ATGATGATGGAAAAAATAACGATGCCGAAACTCGGCGAGAGTGTAACGGAAGGCACAATCAGCACATGGCTCGTCAAACCAGGCGATCAAGTCAGCAAATACGATGCCATCGCGGAAGTGATGACAGATAAAGTCAATGCCGAAATCCCCAGCTCCTTCACGGGTGTGATCAAAGAATTGGTTGCAGCAGAAGGTGACACAGTCGAAGTAGGGGAACTGATCTGTACGATCGAAACAGAAGCATCACCAGAGAAGCAAGAAGCGGCTGATGCTTCACCTGCTCCGATGGAAACAGAATCAGACAATAGCAGTCCGGCTGCCGAAACAACGATGAAATCGCGTTACTCCCCTGCAGTCATGCGCCTTGCACAGGAGCATGATCTTGATTTGTCAACGATCACAGGCACCGGGAAAGGCGGGCGGATCACCCGCAAGGATGTCGAAGCGATCATCGCATCCGGTGAAAGACCGCAAAAGCAAGCAGAATCTGTGCAAACCGCAGCTGCAGTCCAATCTGCTGAACCGCAGAAGGCAAATGCAGCAGCTGAACGTACACAGACAGAAGCATCTGGCAATGCCATACCCGTTACTGGTGTCAGAAAAGCCATAGCCAATAATATGGTGAAAGCAGCAACGGAAATCCCGCATGCTTGGATGATGGTGGAGGTGGATGTCACCGATTTGGTTGCTTATCGCAATAAAGTGAAGGATTCCTTCAAGGAAAAAGAAGGCTATCCGCTGACATTCTTTGCTTTCTTTGTCAAAGCCGTCGCGCAGGCACTGAAGGAATTCCCGCAGCTGAACAGCTCTTGGGCGGGAGATAAGATCATCCAGCATGATGAAGTCAATATCTCGATTGCGGTTGCAAAAGAGCAGGAGCTATTTGTACCGGTCATCCAATCTGCAGATGATCTGAGTGTCAAAGGCATTGCTAAGCAGATTACGAACCTTGCGAAAAAGGCCCGCACCGGCAAACTGACGGCAGCTGATATGCAAGGCGGTACATTCACCGTCAATAACACAGGGTCATTCGGTTCGGTTCAGAGCATGGGTATCATCAACTATCCCCAAGCAGCCATTTTGCAGGTGGAATCGATCGTAAAACGGCCAGTCATCATCAATGATATGTTCGCAGCCCGTGATATGGTCAATCTATGCCTCAGCCTTGATCACCGTGTGCTGGACGGATTGATTTGCGGTCAGTTCATGGCAAGGGTGAAAGAGATTCTCGAGAACGTATCTGAATCGACAATGCCGATTTACTGA
- a CDS encoding BrxA/BrxB family bacilliredoxin gives MADFRMFMNDIVTTARKDLTEAGYTELTTPEEVDATFKKPGTTLVMINSVCGCAGGIARPAAAHSLHYDKRPDQLVTVFAGQDKEATERAREYFTGFPPSSPSFAFLKDGEIVTMIERHDIEGHEPMEVVNRLQSLFDEHCKEV, from the coding sequence ATGGCAGATTTCAGAATGTTTATGAACGATATCGTAACGACTGCTAGGAAGGATCTTACCGAGGCTGGCTATACGGAATTGACAACACCGGAGGAAGTGGATGCCACATTCAAAAAACCCGGCACGACGCTTGTCATGATCAACAGTGTCTGCGGCTGTGCCGGCGGAATTGCTCGTCCGGCAGCTGCTCATAGTCTGCATTATGACAAACGCCCGGATCAGCTGGTGACGGTTTTTGCCGGACAGGATAAAGAAGCAACGGAAAGAGCAAGGGAGTACTTCACTGGCTTCCCGCCAAGCTCTCCGTCATTTGCCTTTTTGAAAGACGGCGAGATCGTTACGATGATCGAACGTCATGACATCGAAGGCCACGAGCCGATGGAAGTAGTCAACCGACTGCAATCTTTATTCGATGAACATTGTAAAGAAGTTTGA